The following proteins come from a genomic window of Ferrovibrio sp. MS7:
- a CDS encoding class I SAM-dependent DNA methyltransferase: protein MSEKVPDPGGIDARMAEAWRLQTDGQAEAAMALYRAVLAETDGRHAGAQLGLGQCHMERGERDLALHHLRLARELAPQSGAIAHLVDSLSGTTTERAPDDYLRWVFDGHAGSFDRHLAALKYRGPWMIQALAKRAWQPDASRAILDLGCGTGLNGPLFRPYARGLDGIDLAPAMLQQAARRLFNGRPAYDRLAEVEIHAFLEQVPARVYDAMLSTDVFIYIGRLERFFAHAARVLSPGGEILATIERGEPEEPVRLMPTGRYRQSDAYIAGLATAHGFTIADTLEAPLRVEQGREEPGRAYRLVLGA, encoded by the coding sequence ATGAGCGAGAAAGTTCCAGATCCAGGCGGCATCGACGCCCGCATGGCCGAGGCCTGGCGGTTGCAGACCGATGGCCAGGCCGAGGCGGCGATGGCGCTGTACCGGGCCGTGCTGGCGGAAACCGATGGCCGCCATGCCGGGGCGCAGCTCGGCCTCGGACAATGCCATATGGAGCGCGGTGAGCGCGACCTCGCCCTGCATCACCTGCGTCTGGCGCGTGAGCTGGCGCCGCAATCCGGCGCCATCGCGCATCTGGTCGACTCGCTGTCCGGTACCACCACGGAACGCGCGCCGGATGACTATCTGCGCTGGGTTTTTGATGGTCATGCCGGCAGTTTCGACCGCCATCTGGCGGCGCTGAAATACCGTGGGCCGTGGATGATTCAGGCACTCGCCAAGCGGGCCTGGCAGCCCGATGCCAGCCGAGCCATCCTCGATCTCGGCTGCGGCACCGGGTTGAACGGCCCGCTGTTCCGGCCCTATGCGCGCGGCCTCGATGGCATCGACCTGGCGCCGGCCATGCTGCAACAGGCAGCGCGCCGCCTTTTCAACGGCCGCCCGGCTTATGACCGGCTCGCCGAGGTTGAAATCCATGCGTTTCTGGAGCAGGTGCCGGCACGGGTCTACGACGCCATGCTCTCGACCGATGTTTTCATCTATATCGGGCGTCTGGAGCGGTTTTTCGCGCATGCCGCGCGGGTCTTGTCCCCCGGCGGGGAAATACTCGCTACCATTGAGCGCGGCGAGCCCGAGGAACCGGTGCGGCTGATGCCGACCGGCCGCTACCGCCAGAGCGATGCATACATTGCCGGCCTTGCCACTGCACATGGTTTCACCATCGCCGATACGCTGGAGGCGCCGCTGCGGGTGGAACAGGGCCGTGAGGAGCCAGGCAGGGCCTATCGCCTGGTCCTTGGCGCCTGA
- a CDS encoding porin, with protein sequence MKKTLLLQTALVAAAGVMLADASFAQVKAEPLGVTVGGYMTRTFKVQDRDKVTGSAQTDKSAATFGGPDAEIWFSLRAVLDNGLRIGGRVELEGATDGDQIDESYVWFENDLGRIELGSTDRVASKMQYFSPNATLSGQNTGQVSENAVFVTPANNRAGGVTMWFANASNDAEGINFYTSSNRYFGSKAGKGLQLGYSYTPDGCQDYNNAGGQFAAAATITNCDAGFGNTNNGTTRNQHTFAGNYLESFGDFNVALYGGYISNRAEPGAATAANAVPKRVTGWQAGAQVGYNLGGGSTITVGGGLKDEEVSRNDAGNAIDRKAYVVGVYYLSNGAAPGSIGVGADYWWAKGEETAANVKQGDDKGKVFQVGVSYQLATGIKLYGGAGTYKYTDGNGAAANESKANFGLLGVNLVF encoded by the coding sequence ATGAAGAAGACTCTGCTTCTGCAAACCGCGCTCGTGGCCGCTGCTGGCGTGATGCTGGCTGACGCTTCGTTTGCGCAGGTGAAGGCTGAGCCGCTCGGCGTGACCGTTGGCGGCTACATGACCCGTACCTTCAAGGTGCAGGACCGCGACAAGGTGACCGGTTCGGCCCAGACCGACAAGTCCGCTGCCACCTTCGGCGGCCCGGACGCGGAAATCTGGTTCAGCCTGCGCGCTGTGCTGGACAACGGCCTCCGCATCGGCGGCCGCGTTGAGCTGGAAGGTGCCACTGACGGCGACCAGATCGACGAATCGTACGTGTGGTTCGAAAATGACCTCGGCCGTATCGAGCTCGGCTCGACCGACCGCGTCGCTTCGAAGATGCAGTACTTCTCGCCGAACGCCACCCTGTCGGGCCAGAACACCGGCCAGGTGTCTGAAAACGCCGTCTTCGTGACCCCGGCGAACAACCGCGCTGGCGGTGTGACGATGTGGTTTGCCAACGCGTCGAACGACGCTGAAGGCATCAACTTCTACACCTCCTCGAACCGCTACTTCGGTTCGAAGGCTGGCAAGGGCCTGCAGCTCGGCTATTCGTACACCCCGGATGGTTGCCAGGATTACAACAACGCTGGTGGCCAGTTCGCCGCCGCCGCCACCATCACCAACTGCGATGCTGGCTTCGGCAACACCAACAACGGCACCACTCGCAACCAGCACACCTTCGCTGGTAACTACCTCGAGTCGTTCGGTGACTTCAACGTCGCTCTGTACGGTGGCTACATCAGCAACCGCGCTGAGCCGGGTGCTGCCACCGCTGCGAACGCCGTTCCGAAGCGCGTGACCGGCTGGCAGGCTGGCGCCCAGGTTGGTTACAACCTCGGCGGCGGTTCGACCATCACCGTTGGTGGCGGTCTGAAGGACGAAGAAGTGTCGCGCAACGACGCTGGCAACGCCATCGACCGCAAGGCCTATGTCGTTGGCGTGTACTACCTGTCGAACGGCGCTGCGCCGGGCTCGATCGGTGTGGGCGCCGATTACTGGTGGGCGAAGGGTGAAGAAACCGCTGCCAACGTCAAGCAGGGCGATGACAAGGGTAAGGTGTTCCAGGTGGGCGTGAGCTACCAGCTCGCCACCGGCATCAAGCTCTACGGCGGCGCCGGCACCTACAAGTACACCGACGGCAATGGCGCTGCTGCCAACGAGTCGAAGGCGAACTTCGGTCTGCTCGGTGTGAACCTGGTGTTCTAA
- the ubiB gene encoding 2-polyprenylphenol 6-hydroxylase, whose product MLPNAGHLSRLFEIGRILARHDALFPAQQAPLPGGIKLAASLFQSLFGRRRPELREGERLAAAMAELGPSFIKLGQVLSVRPDIVGAAMAEDLGRLRDKLPPFPWSDAKAAIESELGAPLEQLYIGFEPEPVAAASVAQVHFAETPEGAKVAVKVLRPQVEAAFARDLALFAWLAGLAEDCVDGLQRLRPRAVIETVAQQVAIELDLRLEAAAASEIADNFRDDPDLHVPRPDWNRTARRVLTLERIDGIPIEDRAALIAAGHDLPKLAERVIQSFLRQALRDGYFHADMHHGNLFVAADGKLQLVDFGIMGRIDIGTRRFMAEMLGAFLAGNWRRAAEVHIEAGYVPLDPDSGRTVEAFAQACRSIGEPILGKPVAEISIGRLLAQLFQITETFGMRTQPHLLLLQKTMVTVEGVARSLDREVNFWEASRPVVADWASQNMGPEAQIRDGIAEGVATLRRLPKLLRDIEILAAQSEAQPAPQVKPDRKLHWLLGIIAALLAAHLLF is encoded by the coding sequence ATGCTGCCGAATGCTGGTCACTTGAGCCGCCTGTTTGAGATCGGCCGCATCCTGGCACGCCATGATGCGCTGTTCCCGGCACAGCAGGCACCGCTGCCCGGTGGCATCAAGCTCGCCGCCTCGCTGTTCCAATCCCTGTTCGGCAGGCGCCGGCCAGAGCTGCGCGAGGGCGAGCGGCTGGCCGCCGCCATGGCGGAACTCGGCCCCAGCTTCATCAAGCTCGGCCAGGTCTTGAGCGTGCGACCCGATATCGTCGGCGCAGCCATGGCGGAGGATCTCGGCCGGCTGCGCGACAAGCTGCCCCCCTTCCCGTGGAGCGACGCCAAAGCAGCAATCGAGAGCGAACTTGGCGCCCCGCTGGAGCAGCTTTATATCGGCTTCGAGCCGGAGCCGGTGGCGGCGGCCAGCGTGGCGCAGGTACATTTCGCCGAAACGCCGGAAGGCGCGAAAGTTGCCGTGAAGGTGCTGCGGCCACAGGTGGAAGCGGCTTTCGCACGCGACTTGGCGCTGTTTGCCTGGCTCGCTGGCCTGGCCGAGGACTGCGTCGACGGCTTGCAAAGGCTGCGGCCGCGCGCGGTGATCGAGACCGTGGCGCAGCAGGTGGCGATCGAACTCGATCTGCGGCTGGAAGCGGCCGCCGCGTCCGAGATCGCCGACAATTTCCGTGACGATCCGGACCTGCATGTGCCGCGCCCGGACTGGAACCGCACCGCGCGCCGCGTGCTGACTCTGGAACGCATCGATGGCATCCCGATCGAGGACCGCGCCGCGCTGATCGCCGCCGGCCATGACCTGCCGAAGCTGGCCGAGCGCGTGATCCAGAGTTTCCTGCGCCAGGCGTTGCGCGACGGCTATTTCCACGCCGACATGCATCACGGCAATCTGTTCGTCGCCGCCGACGGCAAATTGCAGCTAGTGGATTTCGGCATCATGGGCCGCATCGACATAGGCACGCGGCGCTTCATGGCCGAGATGCTGGGCGCCTTCCTGGCCGGCAATTGGCGCCGCGCGGCGGAAGTGCATATCGAGGCCGGCTATGTGCCACTCGATCCCGACTCGGGCCGCACGGTCGAAGCTTTCGCCCAGGCCTGCCGCTCCATTGGCGAGCCGATCCTCGGCAAGCCGGTGGCGGAAATCTCCATTGGCCGGCTGCTGGCGCAACTTTTCCAGATCACCGAGACCTTCGGCATGCGCACGCAGCCGCATCTGCTGCTGCTGCAAAAGACCATGGTGACGGTGGAGGGCGTGGCGCGCAGCCTGGACAGGGAAGTGAATTTCTGGGAAGCCTCGCGCCCCGTGGTGGCCGACTGGGCCAGCCAGAATATGGGCCCGGAGGCGCAGATCCGCGATGGCATCGCGGAAGGCGTGGCGACCTTGCGGCGCTTGCCGAAATTGCTGCGCGATATCGAGATACTGGCGGCCCAGAGTGAGGCACAGCCGGCGCCGCAAGTGAAACCGGACCGCAAACTGCATTGGCTGCTCGGCATCATTGCCGCGCTGCTGGCGGCGCATCTGCTGTTCTGA
- a CDS encoding porin, with amino-acid sequence MIKKALLLQTALVAAAGVVLADTAFAQVKTEPLGVSVGGYMTRTFKLQDRDKQTGSAQTDKSAATFGGPNAEIWFNLRAVLDNGLRVGGRVELEAATDGDQIDESYLWFENDLGKIEIGSTDRVAAKMQYFSPNTTLPGQDNISTATSENAPFVVPTNNRAGPTQMWFSNHGNDTEGVNFYTSSNRYFGSKAGKGLQLGFSYVPDGCQDYNNAGGQFAAAGNITNCDAGFGNTVNGSVRNHFNVAANYIESFGDFSVALSAGYVNTRIESVGLNTQTNVGTAGQSRKDGWQAGGQLTYALGGGSTIGAGGGYKSEEVTATLDRRAWILGFLYTTNGSQPGSIGVGGDYWHAVGKETGFADDKADIYQLGVSYMLATGIKLYGGAGTYEFKDGNGVAANQSKANFGVLGVNLTF; translated from the coding sequence ATGATCAAGAAAGCTCTTTTGCTGCAAACCGCGCTGGTCGCCGCCGCTGGCGTCGTGCTGGCCGATACCGCCTTCGCGCAGGTGAAGACCGAACCGCTCGGCGTCTCCGTCGGCGGTTACATGACCCGCACCTTCAAGCTGCAGGACCGCGACAAGCAGACCGGCTCGGCCCAGACCGACAAGTCGGCGGCGACCTTCGGCGGCCCGAATGCGGAAATCTGGTTCAACCTGCGTGCTGTGCTGGATAATGGCCTGCGTGTCGGCGGCCGTGTCGAACTCGAAGCCGCCACCGATGGCGACCAGATCGACGAATCCTATCTCTGGTTCGAAAACGATCTCGGCAAGATCGAGATCGGTTCCACCGACCGCGTCGCGGCGAAGATGCAGTATTTCTCGCCCAACACCACGCTGCCGGGCCAGGATAACATTTCCACCGCCACTTCGGAAAATGCGCCTTTCGTGGTGCCGACGAATAACCGCGCCGGCCCGACGCAGATGTGGTTCTCCAACCACGGCAACGACACCGAGGGCGTGAACTTCTACACCTCGTCGAACCGCTATTTCGGTTCCAAGGCGGGCAAGGGCCTGCAGCTCGGCTTCTCCTATGTGCCCGATGGCTGCCAGGACTATAACAATGCCGGCGGCCAGTTTGCCGCTGCCGGTAACATCACCAACTGCGATGCCGGTTTCGGCAACACGGTGAATGGCTCGGTCCGCAATCACTTCAATGTTGCGGCGAACTACATCGAGTCGTTTGGTGATTTCAGCGTCGCGCTCTCGGCCGGCTATGTGAATACCCGCATCGAAAGCGTCGGTCTCAACACCCAGACCAATGTCGGCACCGCGGGCCAGTCGCGCAAGGATGGCTGGCAGGCCGGTGGCCAGCTCACCTACGCGCTCGGTGGCGGTTCCACCATCGGCGCCGGTGGCGGCTATAAGTCGGAAGAAGTCACTGCCACGCTCGATCGTCGCGCCTGGATCCTCGGCTTCCTCTACACCACCAATGGCAGCCAGCCCGGCTCCATCGGTGTCGGCGGCGATTACTGGCATGCGGTCGGCAAGGAAACCGGCTTCGCTGATGACAAGGCCGACATCTACCAGCTCGGCGTCAGCTACATGCTGGCCACCGGCATCAAGCTCTATGGCGGTGCCGGCACCTACGAGTTCAAGGATGGCAATGGCGTTGCGGCCAACCAGTCGAAGGCCAATTTCGGCGTGCTCGGCGTCAACCTGACTTTCTAA